One window from the genome of Leuconostoc suionicum encodes:
- a CDS encoding hemolysin family protein, with product MDSGPSMIINFVIILVVLLLAILFTLTEYSLVKVRLSALKALQETREKPSRNISNAIHMTTHLTEYLSTAQVGITLTSLILGWIGEETVAEIILGSGIIPAEYAHAVASVAAMIIFTIVHAVFTDLVPKNIAIESPVKVLLFIVRPVRFFHIALFPLIWTLDHLSNGITHLLGFRTDGEEDIYSQTEILSLSKNAAAAGELDEEDLTFMQRAFEMNDKVAVDIMIDRTSMTIIDVTASIADGLNLYLQERYSRFPVVADNDKDKVLGYVFNYDLVRQARIKSSDPVSKIMRDIPAVPENMDLHDVMDEMIIKRSPIAIVVDEYGGTSGLITDKDIYEELFGTVRDEIDDVSDDYIEKLGDHRFKISGKMTLYDFERYFNRNIKELENDDAVTLTGYVLNHDPEFRAGDTMKVANFELTALDYDNAYISQFIVKELPLPKDDLNQNGIFDEDEAASEKNSDDEVAAN from the coding sequence TTGGATTCTGGTCCGTCTATGATCATCAATTTTGTCATTATTTTGGTGGTCCTTTTACTAGCTATTTTGTTTACTTTAACAGAATATTCATTAGTAAAAGTACGTTTAAGTGCATTAAAGGCATTGCAAGAAACTCGTGAGAAGCCTTCACGTAACATCAGCAATGCCATTCACATGACAACACATTTAACTGAATATCTTTCGACCGCTCAAGTCGGAATTACATTAACAAGTCTGATTTTAGGTTGGATTGGTGAAGAAACCGTTGCTGAAATCATACTTGGATCTGGGATTATCCCAGCTGAGTATGCTCACGCCGTAGCTTCTGTCGCTGCTATGATCATTTTCACGATTGTCCACGCGGTATTTACCGACTTAGTACCGAAAAACATTGCAATTGAGTCACCGGTCAAGGTGTTACTCTTTATTGTACGGCCTGTACGTTTCTTCCATATTGCTTTGTTTCCTTTGATTTGGACATTAGATCATTTGTCAAACGGTATTACCCATTTACTTGGCTTCCGGACAGATGGTGAAGAGGACATTTATTCTCAAACAGAAATTCTGTCGTTGTCTAAGAATGCAGCAGCAGCTGGTGAACTTGATGAAGAAGACCTTACTTTCATGCAACGTGCGTTTGAAATGAATGATAAAGTCGCTGTGGACATAATGATTGATCGTACATCCATGACCATCATCGATGTTACGGCCTCAATTGCGGATGGGCTCAACTTATACTTACAAGAACGATATTCGCGTTTTCCCGTTGTAGCGGATAACGATAAAGATAAAGTTTTGGGGTATGTTTTCAACTATGATTTAGTACGACAAGCACGTATTAAGTCATCTGACCCAGTTTCCAAAATTATGCGTGATATTCCAGCTGTTCCCGAAAATATGGATTTACACGATGTCATGGATGAAATGATTATAAAGCGTTCTCCTATTGCAATTGTTGTTGATGAATATGGTGGTACTTCTGGACTAATTACTGACAAAGATATTTATGAAGAACTGTTTGGTACCGTACGTGATGAAATTGATGATGTTTCTGATGACTATATTGAAAAGCTCGGAGATCACCGCTTTAAGATCTCAGGTAAGATGACATTATACGATTTTGAACGTTACTTTAATCGTAATATCAAAGAACTTGAAAATGACGATGCAGTTACCTTAACTGGATATGTTTTGAATCATGACCCTGAATTCCGTGCCGGAGACACTATGAAAGTAGCCAACTTTGAGTTGACAGCGCTGGATTATGATAATGCTTATATTTCTCAATTCATTGTCAAAGAATTACCTTTACCAAAAGATGATTTAAATCAAAATGGTATTTTTGATGAAGATGAAGCAGCGTCAGAAAAAAATTCTGATGATGAAGTTGCTGCTAATTAA
- the nrdH gene encoding glutaredoxin-like protein NrdH, which yields MEKVTVYTKYNCVQCKMTKKFLEAQGIPFKEINIEEETQFVEELKASGHRQTPVVAVEGLPAFSGFRPDVLKKISA from the coding sequence ATGGAAAAAGTTACAGTATATACAAAATACAATTGTGTACAATGCAAGATGACCAAAAAGTTTTTAGAAGCGCAAGGTATACCTTTTAAAGAAATTAACATTGAAGAGGAAACACAATTTGTTGAGGAATTGAAGGCTAGTGGCCATCGCCAAACACCGGTTGTGGCAGTGGAAGGTCTACCAGCATTTTCCGGATTCCGTCCTGATGTGCTAAAGAAAATTTCTGCTTGA
- the nrdE gene encoding class 1b ribonucleoside-diphosphate reductase subunit alpha, producing the protein MSLKELDLENVTYFDLNNQVNIPKNNEIQLDKDQEALNAFLDENVLPNVKHFDSMQERLNWMFDHRFLEREFIQKYNLAFIEKLYAYLAGEHFKFKSFMAAFKFYNQYALKTNDGAYYIETYEDRVAMNALYYADGNEDLALRLADEMIHQRYQPATPSFLNAGRARRGELVSCFIIQTSDDMNSIGRTINSALQLSKMGGGVGINLSNVREAGAPVMGIDNAAGGVVPIMKLLEDSFTFSSQVGARQGAGVVYLSVFHPDILSFLSTKKENADEKIRVKTLSLGLTVPDKFYELVKQNEVMYLFSPDDVEKVYQQPFNYVDITAEYDNMVANDKIRKQRIDARSLEEEISKLQQESGYPYIINIDTANRTNPVPGKIVSSNLCSEILQVQTPSEIDNEQHYTKLGSDISCNLGSINIVNMMNTNDFGESVDTMVRALTFVSDSSNLDVVPSIDLGNKEKHAIGLGAMGLAAYFAQNKMYYGDEEALDFTSTFFMMLNYYSIKSSMNIAKERHETFYQFDQSGYADGTYFEKYVQKNWTPKTDKVVKAFADFDVPTEQDWAQLKEDVAKYGMYNAYRHAIAPTGSISYVNDATASLLPIVNKIEERQEGMIGKVYYPAPGLSNETMPYYVSAYDTDMRKVIDVYAAAQEHIDQGMALTLFMRSTLPEHLYEWKNNRTNKMTTRDLTILRNYAFNKGIKSLYYVRTFTDDNQESGVNECESCSI; encoded by the coding sequence ATGTCATTAAAAGAGTTAGATTTAGAAAACGTAACATATTTTGATTTGAACAATCAAGTAAATATCCCAAAGAACAATGAAATTCAGCTTGATAAGGATCAAGAGGCATTGAACGCTTTTTTGGATGAGAATGTTTTGCCTAATGTGAAGCATTTTGATTCCATGCAAGAACGTCTGAATTGGATGTTTGATCATCGCTTCTTGGAACGCGAGTTTATTCAAAAGTACAACCTAGCATTCATTGAAAAATTATATGCATATTTAGCGGGTGAACATTTTAAGTTTAAATCCTTTATGGCGGCCTTCAAGTTCTATAACCAATATGCACTTAAAACTAATGATGGTGCATATTATATTGAAACGTATGAAGATCGTGTTGCTATGAATGCTTTATATTACGCAGATGGGAATGAAGACCTAGCGCTGCGTTTGGCTGATGAAATGATACATCAACGCTATCAACCAGCGACACCATCTTTCTTAAACGCGGGCCGAGCTCGACGAGGAGAATTGGTATCGTGCTTTATTATTCAAACTTCAGATGATATGAACTCAATTGGGCGGACTATCAACTCAGCGCTGCAGCTATCTAAAATGGGTGGTGGCGTTGGTATCAATCTTTCAAATGTTCGTGAGGCTGGTGCACCAGTTATGGGTATCGATAATGCTGCCGGTGGTGTAGTGCCAATTATGAAATTGTTAGAGGACTCATTTACATTTTCATCACAAGTTGGTGCTCGTCAAGGAGCTGGTGTCGTTTATTTATCAGTCTTTCACCCCGATATTTTATCTTTCTTGTCAACTAAGAAGGAAAACGCTGACGAAAAGATACGAGTGAAAACATTATCTCTTGGGTTGACTGTGCCAGATAAATTTTATGAATTAGTCAAGCAAAATGAGGTAATGTACTTGTTTAGCCCGGACGATGTCGAGAAGGTTTATCAACAACCGTTTAATTACGTCGATATCACTGCCGAATATGACAACATGGTCGCTAACGATAAAATCCGCAAGCAACGCATCGACGCGCGTTCCCTTGAAGAAGAAATATCTAAGTTGCAACAAGAATCGGGTTACCCATATATCATTAATATCGATACAGCTAATCGAACTAATCCAGTTCCTGGTAAGATTGTATCTTCTAACCTGTGTTCAGAGATATTACAAGTACAAACACCGTCAGAAATTGACAATGAACAACATTATACAAAACTAGGTTCGGATATTAGTTGTAACTTAGGGTCAATTAATATTGTGAACATGATGAATACGAATGATTTCGGCGAATCTGTTGATACAATGGTTCGGGCACTAACCTTTGTATCCGATTCTTCTAATTTGGATGTTGTTCCTTCAATTGATTTAGGTAACAAAGAAAAACATGCCATCGGCTTGGGTGCCATGGGACTAGCAGCATATTTTGCACAAAATAAGATGTACTATGGAGATGAAGAAGCATTAGACTTTACATCAACATTTTTCATGATGCTGAATTATTATTCCATTAAGTCTTCAATGAACATTGCAAAAGAACGGCATGAAACGTTTTATCAGTTTGATCAATCGGGTTATGCGGATGGAACATACTTTGAAAAGTATGTTCAGAAGAATTGGACGCCAAAAACCGACAAAGTGGTAAAAGCCTTTGCTGATTTTGATGTACCAACAGAACAAGACTGGGCACAACTAAAAGAAGACGTAGCGAAATACGGTATGTATAATGCCTATCGTCACGCAATCGCGCCAACAGGTTCTATTTCTTATGTTAACGATGCAACGGCCTCTTTGTTGCCGATTGTTAACAAAATTGAAGAACGTCAAGAAGGTATGATTGGTAAGGTTTACTATCCAGCACCGGGATTAAGTAATGAAACAATGCCATATTATGTTTCAGCGTACGATACAGATATGCGTAAAGTGATTGATGTGTATGCTGCTGCACAAGAACATATTGATCAAGGAATGGCGTTGACATTATTTATGCGTTCTACGTTGCCTGAGCATTTGTACGAATGGAAAAATAATCGTACAAATAAAATGACAACGCGTGATTTGACCATTTTGCGTAACTATGCCTTTAATAAGGGGATAAAATCGCTTTATTACGTCCGTACATTTACAGATGACAACCAAGAATCTGGCGTTAATGAATGTGAAAGTTGCTCAATTTAA
- a CDS encoding class Ib ribonucleoside-diphosphate reductase assembly flavoprotein NrdI — protein MTTINILYASTEGNTKSFIEKLAAVAESNGDEFSARLIGDETEYANETQPYVAFVPTYLTGGTGTGPEVKEIFTNALGDYITFGNNARYLKGVVGSGNRNFNIQFNLTAIRYGKKFDVPMIAAYELRGSKFDAEKIYNKIKPYFGE, from the coding sequence ATGACAACTATAAATATTCTTTATGCCTCTACTGAAGGTAATACAAAATCGTTTATTGAAAAGTTAGCAGCTGTTGCCGAATCTAATGGTGATGAGTTTTCCGCGCGTTTAATTGGTGATGAAACAGAATATGCTAATGAAACACAACCCTATGTTGCTTTCGTGCCGACTTATCTAACAGGCGGAACTGGAACAGGACCGGAAGTTAAAGAAATTTTTACAAATGCCTTGGGCGATTACATTACGTTTGGTAATAATGCGCGATACTTAAAAGGCGTGGTTGGTTCTGGAAACCGAAACTTCAACATCCAATTTAACCTGACAGCGATTCGCTACGGAAAAAAATTTGATGTTCCGATGATTGCAGCCTATGAATTGCGAGGTAGCAAGTTTGATGCAGAAAAGATATATAATAAGATAAAACCTTATTTTGGAGAATGA
- the nrdF gene encoding class 1b ribonucleoside-diphosphate reductase subunit beta has translation MAHINNGSYTAINWNNIEDELDKATWEKLTQQFWLDTRIPISNDLRTWRGNMSDQERETMNLVFGGLTTLDTLQSQDGMAQLKLDSANQKEEAVLNNIQFMESVHAKSYSSIFETLNEKVEIEKIFEWADSNEFLQYKANRINDIYHNGSPLQKKIASVFLETFLFYSGFYTPLYFLGHNKMLNVAEIIKLIIRDESVHGTYIGYKFQIGFNKISVEEQTELKSWMYDLLYELYENEEKYTHELYDDLGWTEQVLTFLRYNANKALMNLGQEPMFPDGAEDVNPVVMNGISTSTANHDFFSGVGNGYLLGEVEAMNDDDYNIGLE, from the coding sequence ATGGCACATATTAACAACGGTTCATATACAGCAATTAATTGGAATAACATTGAAGATGAATTGGATAAAGCAACTTGGGAGAAGCTGACACAGCAGTTCTGGTTGGATACTCGAATTCCTATTTCAAATGACTTACGCACCTGGCGTGGCAACATGTCTGATCAAGAACGAGAAACAATGAATTTAGTGTTTGGTGGACTAACAACATTAGACACTTTGCAATCACAAGATGGTATGGCACAATTAAAATTAGATTCTGCTAACCAAAAAGAAGAAGCTGTGTTGAATAATATTCAGTTCATGGAATCTGTTCATGCTAAGTCTTACTCATCAATTTTTGAAACGCTAAACGAAAAAGTTGAAATTGAGAAAATTTTTGAATGGGCTGATTCTAATGAATTTTTGCAATATAAAGCGAATCGCATTAATGATATCTACCATAATGGTTCACCTTTGCAGAAAAAAATTGCTTCTGTATTCTTGGAAACGTTCCTGTTCTATTCAGGTTTTTATACACCGTTGTACTTCTTAGGGCACAATAAAATGTTAAATGTTGCGGAAATTATTAAACTGATTATTCGTGATGAATCTGTTCACGGTACGTACATTGGCTATAAGTTCCAAATAGGTTTTAATAAAATTTCTGTCGAGGAACAAACTGAGTTAAAAAGTTGGATGTATGACTTGCTATATGAATTATACGAAAACGAAGAAAAGTATACACATGAATTGTACGATGATTTAGGTTGGACAGAGCAAGTGTTAACATTCCTACGTTATAATGCCAACAAGGCTTTGATGAACTTAGGCCAAGAGCCAATGTTCCCTGATGGGGCTGAAGATGTTAATCCAGTTGTGATGAATGGTATTTCGACTTCGACAGCAAACCATGACTTCTTCTCAGGTGTTGGAAATGGTTATTTATTGGGTGAAGTTGAAGCAATGAATGATGATGATTATAATATTGGATTAGAATAA
- a CDS encoding phosphatase PAP2 family protein has translation MIISVKNKQLRYAIICFISALILSVFVRIKFIFPTIIDNSIHSFMAGIQTGLNDILMTVFSFLGSPILDVIYVLILAAILLLANLRIPAIWAVATIILGNIFNAIIRLSVDRSRPVGHLLSDQGSSFPSSHVFGIFSVIFILSLLVIPNIESPRKQFLISWAIIVIGVMTLMSRVYFNAHYLSDTIAAVLFAYAWVIFAGKLYPVLAKLLTSLSFFSHDEV, from the coding sequence ATGATTATTTCCGTAAAAAATAAGCAATTGCGTTACGCGATTATCTGCTTCATATCTGCCCTTATTCTTAGTGTTTTTGTCAGAATAAAGTTTATATTTCCAACCATCATTGATAATAGCATTCATTCATTCATGGCAGGCATTCAAACTGGTCTAAATGATATCTTGATGACTGTATTTTCCTTCCTAGGTTCACCCATACTTGATGTCATTTATGTATTGATTCTAGCGGCCATCTTACTACTTGCTAATTTGCGTATTCCAGCCATTTGGGCGGTTGCCACAATTATTCTAGGAAATATTTTCAATGCCATTATTCGACTTAGCGTCGATAGAAGCCGTCCAGTTGGTCATTTACTCAGCGACCAAGGGTCCTCATTCCCTAGCAGTCATGTTTTTGGTATATTTTCGGTCATATTCATCCTTTCTTTGCTTGTTATTCCTAACATCGAATCGCCACGAAAACAGTTCTTAATTTCTTGGGCAATAATTGTTATTGGCGTAATGACTTTAATGTCACGAGTATACTTTAACGCGCATTACTTAAGCGATACAATAGCTGCAGTCTTGTTTGCATACGCTTGGGTTATATTTGCTGGAAAGTTGTACCCAGTATTAGCAAAACTTCTTACATCACTATCCTTCTTCTCACATGATGAAGTCTAA
- a CDS encoding ketopantoate reductase family protein, protein MKYTVVGAGAMGLRYGILLQENAGVPVDFVEPTQASLDKIHEQGDKVWKSRDHKDRHEIKINIFSPEEYEGNPDVWIFFMKQMQLQDTLDRLSPKFKPGQTALGAMNGMGHIEKLQKYFDDEHIIGGTAMIATVLNDYGDVDFMGGESMGSSVYANLTEKPSTVMDKIQEDFKAAHLNPSYTENFMGTLLTKVFFNAVENSIATMFQSRMGQLMAYDNFLEGIARPLINEAYDAAEAEGITLIETRDEMVKQVDYVSNIGNPLHFPSMYQDFVKGRPTEVDYINGWIADLADKNGVNAPNQHLVTNFVHLAESMREFTPPVNKLAPDYKGN, encoded by the coding sequence ATGAAATACACAGTTGTTGGTGCCGGTGCAATGGGTCTTCGTTACGGCATTTTGCTTCAAGAAAATGCCGGTGTCCCCGTTGATTTTGTCGAACCAACGCAAGCAAGCCTCGATAAGATTCACGAACAAGGTGATAAAGTTTGGAAATCCCGTGATCACAAAGACCGTCACGAAATTAAAATTAATATTTTTTCTCCTGAAGAATATGAAGGTAACCCTGATGTTTGGATTTTCTTCATGAAGCAAATGCAACTCCAAGATACATTGGATCGCCTTTCACCCAAATTCAAACCTGGACAGACTGCCCTTGGTGCAATGAACGGCATGGGCCATATTGAAAAGTTGCAAAAATATTTTGATGATGAACACATTATTGGTGGTACAGCAATGATTGCCACCGTCTTAAATGACTATGGCGACGTTGATTTCATGGGTGGCGAAAGTATGGGTAGCTCTGTTTATGCTAATCTAACCGAGAAACCATCAACGGTTATGGATAAGATCCAAGAAGATTTCAAGGCAGCGCACTTAAACCCATCTTATACGGAAAACTTCATGGGTACACTATTGACCAAGGTATTTTTCAACGCTGTTGAAAACTCTATCGCCACAATGTTCCAGTCGCGAATGGGTCAGCTAATGGCTTATGATAACTTCCTTGAAGGCATTGCTCGCCCACTAATTAATGAAGCTTACGATGCTGCTGAAGCAGAAGGCATTACACTAATTGAAACACGCGATGAAATGGTCAAGCAAGTCGATTATGTTTCAAATATTGGTAACCCACTTCATTTCCCATCAATGTATCAGGATTTTGTCAAGGGACGTCCAACTGAAGTGGACTATATTAACGGTTGGATTGCAGACTTGGCGGACAAAAATGGCGTCAATGCGCCTAACCAACATTTGGTAACAAATTTTGTACATCTAGCTGAATCGATGCGTGAGTTCACTCCACCCGTAAACAAATTAGCCCCAGACTATAAAGGCAACTAA
- a CDS encoding VanZ family protein, whose protein sequence is MGRVILSVYATVVAAFTLTFYKWPSFATYLAVIKGYGGFGHSSFVHLSLFNADNVAFSWYQMTGNFMLLLPLGFIAPFLFPKWRGLLRIVPRIFLTTLTIEIIQGTSTFFYLSNRIFDMNDLAVNTAGGVVGYIIYLITIFVMKKDKSFTPNHVEKGNLNEHNLYIKS, encoded by the coding sequence TTGGGGCGTGTCATTCTCTCGGTGTATGCAACGGTGGTTGCTGCTTTTACACTAACTTTTTATAAATGGCCATCATTCGCAACATATCTGGCAGTGATAAAAGGATATGGTGGTTTTGGCCATTCCTCATTCGTCCATTTATCGTTGTTTAATGCAGATAATGTTGCCTTCAGTTGGTACCAGATGACTGGTAACTTTATGTTACTGCTGCCGTTAGGATTTATAGCTCCGTTCTTATTTCCAAAATGGCGAGGGTTACTTCGTATTGTGCCAAGAATATTTTTAACAACGTTAACTATTGAAATAATTCAGGGAACCAGCACATTCTTCTATCTTTCAAATCGTATCTTTGACATGAATGATCTTGCTGTGAACACAGCTGGGGGTGTGGTGGGGTATATTATCTATCTAATAACAATTTTCGTTATGAAAAAAGATAAAAGCTTTACTCCAAATCATGTTGAGAAAGGAAATTTAAATGAGCACAATCTTTATATTAAGTCTTAA
- a CDS encoding DUF1146 domain-containing protein, which produces MSTIFILSLNLVCIYFFFWLIKPINFARFMPYTPRQAAFLKVVLSIIGGYLLASFFVSATNWVIQIPSTVLGN; this is translated from the coding sequence ATGAGCACAATCTTTATATTAAGTCTTAATCTTGTATGTATTTATTTTTTCTTTTGGCTAATTAAACCAATAAATTTTGCCAGATTTATGCCATATACACCACGTCAAGCAGCTTTTTTGAAAGTGGTACTCTCCATCATAGGAGGATATCTTTTAGCTAGCTTTTTTGTTTCAGCAACCAATTGGGTTATTCAAATACCAAGCACAGTATTGGGAAATTAG
- the mreB gene encoding rod shape-determining protein: MAKDIGIDLGTANVLIYVEGKGIVLNEPSVVAVDDKTDRVLAVGSEAYRMVGRTPGNIRAVRPLKDGVISDFDVTEAMLTYFVDKLNVKGFMSKPNIMICAPTNITEIERKAIIQAAEKAGGAKVYLEYEPKVAAVGAGLDIFKPIGSMVIDMGGGTSDIAVLSLGDIVVSESIRIAGDKMNFDIVNFLKRRHNLIVGERTAETIKIQIGSALQADEPLTMEVRGRDNFEGMPKTITINSNEVEDSLHDTLQQIVRAAHSVLAKLPPELASDIIDRGIMLTGGGALLHGMDQLLSDALEVPVVVSDSPLDNVAKGAGALLEHMKSGHRGL, encoded by the coding sequence ATGGCAAAAGATATTGGAATTGATTTAGGAACAGCCAATGTTCTCATTTACGTAGAAGGAAAAGGTATTGTACTAAACGAACCGTCAGTTGTTGCGGTTGATGATAAAACAGATCGAGTTTTGGCTGTGGGATCAGAGGCCTATCGCATGGTAGGACGTACTCCTGGTAATATTAGGGCAGTGCGACCTCTTAAAGATGGTGTTATTTCTGATTTTGACGTAACAGAGGCCATGTTAACTTACTTTGTTGACAAACTTAACGTTAAAGGCTTCATGTCGAAACCTAACATTATGATTTGCGCACCTACTAATATCACAGAGATTGAACGTAAAGCGATTATACAGGCTGCTGAAAAAGCAGGTGGTGCAAAGGTTTATCTTGAGTATGAACCTAAAGTTGCTGCAGTTGGTGCAGGACTGGATATTTTCAAGCCAATTGGTTCAATGGTGATTGACATGGGTGGTGGTACATCAGATATTGCCGTATTATCATTAGGAGACATTGTTGTTTCTGAGTCCATTCGAATTGCCGGAGACAAAATGAATTTTGACATTGTTAACTTTTTAAAGCGTCGTCACAATTTAATTGTTGGGGAGCGTACTGCGGAAACAATCAAAATTCAAATTGGTTCTGCGCTGCAGGCTGATGAACCATTAACAATGGAAGTACGTGGTCGTGATAATTTTGAGGGCATGCCTAAAACTATAACTATCAACTCAAACGAAGTTGAAGATTCATTACATGATACATTGCAACAAATCGTTCGTGCTGCTCATTCCGTTTTGGCTAAATTACCACCTGAACTAGCATCTGACATTATTGATCGTGGTATCATGCTGACCGGTGGTGGCGCATTACTGCATGGCATGGATCAATTACTTTCAGATGCACTGGAAGTACCGGTGGTAGTATCAGATTCACCACTAGATAACGTTGCTAAAGGAGCAGGAGCCCTACTTGAACACATGAAATCAGGGCACCGAGGATTATAA
- a CDS encoding DUF2969 family protein gives MRRKNQNFDVELVANDQQTQVLVDKKQIGYIEKADRGFVGFFGQQAIINQAKDEDEALQAILASFNLNH, from the coding sequence ATGAGAAGAAAAAATCAGAACTTTGACGTTGAATTAGTTGCAAATGACCAACAAACACAAGTCTTAGTCGATAAGAAACAAATTGGATACATTGAAAAAGCTGATCGTGGTTTTGTTGGGTTCTTTGGTCAACAAGCGATTATTAATCAAGCCAAAGATGAAGACGAGGCCTTACAAGCTATCTTGGCAAGTTTTAATCTAAATCACTAA
- a CDS encoding FtsW/RodA/SpoVE family cell cycle protein produces MQQTRQTSRRTSGSELDWGIILALLLFMIIGLSSLYEAATHMQGATTLSAVKVVISQGAFWFIGVLLIVFLVRFDGSQLWKLAPITYGLGIFLLVAVLIFYNRAMYASTGARSWFVIGPLSFQPSEVVKPAFILMLSRVVAQHNRNYPNHALSTDWLLLGKMAICFIPVAALIALQNDLGTLLVFVAIFGGVALVSGVTWRILAPVIIIGATIGTTLLTLVISSAGRTILSKLGFQSYQFSRIDTWLNPANDTSGNGYQTYQSLKAIGSGQLTGNGWGSLKVYVPVRESDMIFSVIGESFGFIGGTFLIALYFGLIYLLIRATFRAQSAFYAYIATGVVMMVLFHVFENIGMSIGLLPLTGIPLPFVSQGGSSLLGNMIGVGLILSIGYQRQNSTFTETTGFFI; encoded by the coding sequence ATGCAACAGACACGACAAACTTCAAGACGAACATCTGGATCAGAGCTTGATTGGGGAATCATTTTAGCTTTGTTGCTATTTATGATTATTGGCTTGAGTTCATTATATGAAGCAGCAACACATATGCAGGGTGCGACAACCTTAAGTGCTGTAAAAGTAGTGATAAGCCAGGGCGCATTCTGGTTTATAGGCGTATTATTAATTGTCTTTTTAGTCAGATTTGACGGATCGCAGTTGTGGAAATTAGCACCTATTACCTATGGATTAGGCATCTTTTTGTTAGTCGCAGTGCTAATATTTTATAATCGAGCAATGTATGCTTCTACAGGTGCCAGATCATGGTTTGTAATTGGCCCCTTATCATTTCAACCTTCTGAAGTTGTTAAACCGGCGTTCATTTTGATGCTGAGCCGAGTGGTTGCGCAGCATAATAGAAATTATCCGAATCATGCACTATCAACAGACTGGTTGTTGTTAGGTAAAATGGCGATTTGTTTTATACCTGTTGCTGCATTAATTGCTTTACAAAATGATTTGGGAACTTTATTGGTTTTCGTTGCTATTTTTGGTGGTGTTGCACTAGTTTCTGGGGTAACCTGGCGAATACTTGCCCCAGTAATTATTATTGGTGCGACAATTGGCACAACGTTGTTAACTTTGGTTATTTCTTCAGCTGGTCGGACGATATTGAGTAAGTTGGGATTTCAATCTTATCAGTTTTCTCGTATTGATACATGGTTAAACCCCGCAAATGATACGTCAGGGAATGGATATCAAACTTATCAAAGTTTAAAAGCTATAGGTTCTGGTCAATTGACAGGCAATGGATGGGGAAGTCTTAAGGTGTATGTACCTGTGCGCGAATCAGACATGATTTTTTCTGTTATTGGTGAAAGCTTTGGCTTTATAGGTGGTACTTTCCTAATAGCGTTATATTTCGGTTTAATTTATTTATTAATTCGTGCCACTTTTAGAGCACAAAGTGCTTTTTATGCCTACATTGCGACTGGTGTTGTAATGATGGTATTGTTTCACGTCTTTGAAAACATTGGTATGAGTATTGGATTATTACCGTTGACAGGTATTCCATTACCGTTTGTTTCACAAGGTGGTTCTTCATTGTTAGGAAACATGATTGGTGTAGGGTTGATTCTTTCTATAGGTTACCAGCGTCAAAACAGCACGTTTACAGAAACGACAGGTTTTTTTATTTGA